From Mustela nigripes isolate SB6536 chromosome 13, MUSNIG.SB6536, whole genome shotgun sequence, one genomic window encodes:
- the LOC131999174 gene encoding small ribosomal subunit protein eS4-like isoform X1: MGKRGHRGVPVRGLPRGVGKSRSASTLSLFSSCRVWCGAASGWEEAMARGPKKHLKRVAAPKHWMLDKLTGVFAPRPSTGPHKLRECLPLIIFLRNRLKYALTGDEVKKICMQRFIKIDGKVRTDITYPAGFMDVISIDKTGENFRLIYDTKGRFAVHRITLDEAKYKLCKVRKIFVGTKGIPHLVTHDARTIRYPDPLIKVNDTIQIDLETGKITDFIKFDTGNLCMVTGGANLGRIGVITNRERHPGSFDVVHVKDANGNSFATRLSNIFVIGKGNKPWISLPRGKGIRLTIAEERDKRLAAKQSSG, translated from the exons ATGGGAAAGCGCGGACATCGCGGCGTTCCGGTGCGAGGACTTCCGCGCGGAGTTGGAAAGAGCCGGTCGGCGTCCACTCTTAGCCTGTTTTCTAGTTGCCGGGTTTGGTGTGGCGCAGCGTCCGGTTGGGAGGAAG CCATGGCTCGTGGTCCCAAGAAACATCTGAAGCGTGTAGCAGCTCCAAAGCATTGGATGCTGGATAAACTGACGGGTGTGTTCGCTCCTCGCCCATCTACTGGTCCCCATAAGCTGAGAGAGTGTCTCCCTCTCATCATTTTCTTAAGGAACAGACTTAAGTATGCCCTAACAGGAGATGAAGTAAAGAAGATCTGTATGCAGCGTTTTATTAAGATTGATGGCAAGGTCCGAACTGATATAACATACCCTGCTGGTTTTATGGATGTCATCAGCATTGACAAGACCGGAGAGAATTTCCGTCTGATCTATGATACCAAGGGTCGCTTTGCTGTTCATCGGATTACACTCGATGAGGCCAAGTACAAGTTGTGCAAAGTGAGAAAGATCTTTGTGGGGACAAAAGGCATCCCCCATCTGGTGACTCACGATGCTCGCACCATCCGCTATCCTGATCCCCTCATCAAGGTCAATGACACCATTCAGATTGATTTGGAAACTGGAAAGATTACTGATTTCATCAAGTTTGACACTGGTAATCTGTGTATGGTGACTGGGGGTGCTAACCTGGGAAGAATTGGTGTGATCaccaacagagagagacaccctGGTTCGTTTGATGTGGTTCACGTGAAAGATGCCAATGGCAACAGCTTTGCCACCCGACTCTCCAACATTTTTGTTATTGGCAAAGGCAACAAACCATGGATTTCTCTTCCCCGTGGAAAGGGTATCCGCCTCACCATTGctgaagagagagacaagagactgGCGGCCAAACAGAGCAGCGGGTAG
- the LOC131999174 gene encoding small ribosomal subunit protein eS4-like isoform X2, producing the protein MARGPKKHLKRVAAPKHWMLDKLTGVFAPRPSTGPHKLRECLPLIIFLRNRLKYALTGDEVKKICMQRFIKIDGKVRTDITYPAGFMDVISIDKTGENFRLIYDTKGRFAVHRITLDEAKYKLCKVRKIFVGTKGIPHLVTHDARTIRYPDPLIKVNDTIQIDLETGKITDFIKFDTGNLCMVTGGANLGRIGVITNRERHPGSFDVVHVKDANGNSFATRLSNIFVIGKGNKPWISLPRGKGIRLTIAEERDKRLAAKQSSG; encoded by the coding sequence ATGGCTCGTGGTCCCAAGAAACATCTGAAGCGTGTAGCAGCTCCAAAGCATTGGATGCTGGATAAACTGACGGGTGTGTTCGCTCCTCGCCCATCTACTGGTCCCCATAAGCTGAGAGAGTGTCTCCCTCTCATCATTTTCTTAAGGAACAGACTTAAGTATGCCCTAACAGGAGATGAAGTAAAGAAGATCTGTATGCAGCGTTTTATTAAGATTGATGGCAAGGTCCGAACTGATATAACATACCCTGCTGGTTTTATGGATGTCATCAGCATTGACAAGACCGGAGAGAATTTCCGTCTGATCTATGATACCAAGGGTCGCTTTGCTGTTCATCGGATTACACTCGATGAGGCCAAGTACAAGTTGTGCAAAGTGAGAAAGATCTTTGTGGGGACAAAAGGCATCCCCCATCTGGTGACTCACGATGCTCGCACCATCCGCTATCCTGATCCCCTCATCAAGGTCAATGACACCATTCAGATTGATTTGGAAACTGGAAAGATTACTGATTTCATCAAGTTTGACACTGGTAATCTGTGTATGGTGACTGGGGGTGCTAACCTGGGAAGAATTGGTGTGATCaccaacagagagagacaccctGGTTCGTTTGATGTGGTTCACGTGAAAGATGCCAATGGCAACAGCTTTGCCACCCGACTCTCCAACATTTTTGTTATTGGCAAAGGCAACAAACCATGGATTTCTCTTCCCCGTGGAAAGGGTATCCGCCTCACCATTGctgaagagagagacaagagactgGCGGCCAAACAGAGCAGCGGGTAG